The genomic region CTTCCACAAGTAGCAGGATCAGAATTTTCTTTAGATAAACCATATGTATTAAGTTTAATCCAAGAGAACTaagggggagaccaaatgaccAGAAGAATAGTAAGTGCCTTGCGAGAGATAGGTCGGATCCCCAACGAAGAGATGATTCGAGTGTCAAACCCCTGAGAGTAACTAGGAATAAACTTTCCACAATGAAAATTGGCAAAATTGATAGAAATGCAGAGACGATGAAAATAGATTGGTAGACCCTCAAAAATGTACTTATTTCAAGTCTTCCAAATAGCCGCAATAGTAGAAAGACCCGCAAAAATCCAGAAATTGTGCATTTGTTGGGAAAAGGACTTACGCACATATATATCCCAACAAACATCCAAAGAATCCGAAAAATGCCAAGAGGTACCAAATTGGCGTGCTAACCACCTCCATAGCTGCCTAAATATCCAACAGCTGAAGAAAATTATGACATAAACATCAAATGGATGCCAAAGAAATACCACTTCATTGAAGCGCACCCTCGATAGGAAGTTTATCATGAAAAAAGCCGCCAAGCCAAAATAGATAGTTGTGGCGGAATAAAATGTTGCCAAATAATCTTAGCCCAAGTACAATCACTATGTTTCCTTCGAATAAGCtaataaccaaaaaaataaataaataaataaacaggaAAACTTCCTAGTAGGCGAGGGCTCCAAAATCAATTTGTCATCCTAGACATTTAAGGGCAAAGGTAGACGTAAAATTTGTTGCACCACAGAAGGGAATGAATTTGTAAAATAATCTGGCAAATACCAACTTTGTGCTTCAATAACATCTAAAACCTGAGAAAGAAGCTTAGGTGAAATGACCGAACATAAACAAGGGCTAGTAATAGTTTCATCCAACCATTTGTCGAACTAAAAGGAAACTGACTTCCTATCACCAATAATCCAATGACTATTATCATTGAATAGGCAAAGCATGCTTAAGACCATGCCACATAGAAGACTGTAAATAgatattttggtttttgtaaGGCGAAGGAGGAAATTGTTGATGAGCCAAAGAACCCCACAGAGAAGAGTATTGTAAAGTATCCCATCCAAAACTAAACAAAGCCGTCAAGTTCAAAGAAGCTAAATCACAAAAACCAAGCCCACCTTCATGTTTGAAATTACAAGTGACTTTTGTGCAAGTACACAATACTTGTATCTTTTTTCCCACAACTACATGTACacatgcatatacatacatgCGTACATACATGCACATACAttatatacatacgtacatactTACATACATATCTGTATATATAATACAACTTTGTATATAATCACCATTCTGTAATTGGTTAGTTGATTAATTAACAGATAGTGCTAtacacacacccatttttacctctcatacacctttgttaatttttttatcattgatctttttcaattcatttgatccgacggcaaaaaaataaaatatgtatgtaaaaagtaaaaatgcatgtgtgaatagcactactcTTAATCTATATCAATTGTACCTCACGTGCTACACATGTTAACACTGAAGACATTACCCTAGATCTTGCTTATAAGGTTTGTGGcttggtgatttttttttttttttttttttcctaaaaggaggacaactggtggcaagttACAGTTATCTATCTCCTTAAGAGCcgagaagactcacagaggcattttagCCTCCACTGACCACAAGTATGACTTTCACACCAACATCAGCTTTTAAACGCGAGACATCCAGATTTTAGCTTGAAGAAAACCTCGCAATCCATCCTTGAGATATATACGTGTCAACCTTGCAATCCGCCCTTGAGATATATACGTGTCTAGATCTGTAACGATTTCGTTTtggttatttattatttatttttgcattcGAGATAGGGACTCTTTTTGGTCAATACGCACATGGCACAAAAAATGAGGGAAATAGAAGAGTGCATGAATGATAGTAAGTGAGAAGTAGAAGAAATGTGAGGCACAAAACatgaaatcaaaaccaaaaataaaaaattattttgagttAGCTTtcactttcaaaattttgttttcattccttGTTCTTTATTTCTTGCCATCCCTTTCAAAGTTTCAACATTTTTCTTCATCCCtcattttcaatattttatctATATTTCAAGTACAAAAATGAgaactaaataataaaaatgaaaatattacaAAAGGATTCCTGAGCTTAACtactattaatttttattcttgtAAATAAATTTTTCGATTGACTCATCTATTGTAAATAAAGGAGTGTCCAAAGTGCAGcaacatatttacatcaatcaaAAGGAAAGTGATTTTCATACACCTTGTTTAGCTTCTCATTCAtctttttttagttaaattcatcggattaaataaatcaaacgaaaCCAACGATCAGAATTAAACAAGAGTGTGTAACAAGCtaaaaaaagtgtttgaaaatcactttcccaaaccaaaaatgcaAAGTGACAAAGAATTTTCCAACCTCGTTTAAATATCATTGTATAAACAAAGACCAAAAAATCAAATTGTTCAACATCGAAATTCGAAAAATGTAACCAGGAGGCAAAACCGAGCAAGGGCAAGAGCCCAAACAAAGCACAAAGGCAAAGGGACTAACATGCATTGCTTCCTCAGTTAAAGTATAAAGTAGATCTAAATTAATCAACTGATCTATccattatattaattttaatcatCACTATTAATCTCATCAAGAATCACAATAAGCGCGACAATGAAAGCGTAGTCAATCCCGGGATACACTGTCACCATGAAATTGTCCTTGCCAATCAACATGCTTGCAACTGTTCGCTTCTTATGCATCTGCAATTTTCCCCAAAGGGTATCATATCCCAGTCAGTACTTGTGGAGAAATTAATATTAAGTAATTAAAGAAACAAGCTAAGGCGTAAGATTGTTTAATTGTGTTAATTAATGATATATCAGCTGAATAAAATCAATGAAATCTTACTTGGGCAATGATTGTGGAGGAGTTCCCAGCATATATGGTACAAGATCGTTCAAACCAACTTCCCTTGACTCTGAAGTCCGGTGCATTCTCTGCTGTGTTTTGTGCTAAGAAAACATCTAGTTTGGTATTAAATTGCAGCAGTGAAGATCTCTTGGCACTAAAAATCAGATCCCTTGAGTCTTTGCTATCCCCCCGGAAAACTTGCCATCTTTCATGTGCACTCATCAACTAGACATTTATAAAATGTACAAATAAGttatttaattacaaatttacaacagAAGTATACTTGTAAAAATGTTCTCTTCCTAGACTATATGGGAAGTAAATCAATTAGATTATATTGGAAAATTggataaaatgatgaaaatacagTTCTTCATTGTTGAAATGATTGCTTTGTGGGTTTTTGTCGATATCTCGTTAGTATATTATCGATATGTGATCTATATATGATTTTTCTCATTTCCCCAATTGATGATTTGTTCAACCAATCTTTCGTACAGATTTAAGTTAATTCTTATCTAACAAAgttatctataaatttaattctatttttgttAGAATATGTGATTCAGATTGACGATATATCAACATTACCTGATAAAATTCAACGTTTGCAAACAAGGGATTGAAGCGAGTACAAGGCTAGCAAGAGCTACAACATTAACTGATATGCATGATCtgttttatatgtatattaatCAAGATATTCTTAGTACCTTCTTTCTTAGGGTGACAATAGGATATCCGGCAGTATCGAGCAAGACTCGACGATCATGACGGCTCCATCGAACTCCCTTCACTTTAAAGATGATCTTATCATTGATATCTGTGACTACAAAGTTTCCATCTGTTATGGTAAGAACTTTTCTGACAATTGCAATATCCACAGGGTGAGGACTGCAGAAATGAGGGCTGATGATCGCAACGGCGGGATTAGCATACGCTATTGGCGCCGGATTTGCATACGCTATTGGCGCCGGATTCGCAGACGACGTTGGCCCCGGATTGGCATACGCTGTTGGCGCCGGATTGGCGTATGCTAACGGTGGCGCGCTAGGTTCTGCTTGTTTCATGATGATCAGAGAAATGTTAGATGTTGATGaacacttttttcttttttttttttggaaacacgAACTTGGTTATCTGTGGGTGTGTACATATAAATATAGGTCACCTATATTGACCGTtgtcaattaaaaatatatatatatatatattgtaaaattttattaaaattgaagaTGTTTAATTAGCTAACTGtaatcatatacatatatacacaaatATAACGTTGTCGACAAACCATAAAATGTtcacaataataattaaaatattaaagtcacttagtactataatctagtgatattcatctCTACTTGTAGGTGAGacatcttaggttcgattctcgttaaagacggatttaaaccacattattactagtagTGAGGCTTAGTATATTCTCGcattcccttagtgtagataatatcgtttattcaataaaaatattaaaaggtTAAATAATTTTCCATTTAAATGAACATTTGCAGATATTATCTATTAATCATgacctaaaaaataaattgtttggaTCATGAGCTTACTTTCAAAAGAAGctgaaataaataattaatatcatATTAAATTACTAACTAATTAATGCAAGCATGAGTGCtcatgtattatatatataaacataaattgatacatggaaataaaacatataacttATACgcgtaattttttttgttcaaatttaagCAAGCATTTTAGAGGATGGGAAATCCAATGTTTTGCTTCCGTCCTCGTGTATAAAGTCAAAATCCAGAGCATATTACAAGTTAAATGAACATCAGGATATCAAAGTTGAAAGTTTGAAGCTAGAAGCTTCCtcattatataatataatatataatatataatataataaacaTGAAAAAGTCAATAGAATAAAAGTGGTTCTATTCAACACGCGGTGCGCATGTTATCATTAGACCAAGTCATGGTATGCCGTGGTATGCAACATGCATCGTATCTTAAAATATTAATAGCCAACAAGCGTGTAGAAATTCGATATCTGAAACTGAAAGAGAAATGCGAAGAGGACTTTCTCAAAAGGagatttttcatgtattttcgATCATCTTACAACATAACGTTAATTTTCGTACCATCATTATAATACACTGTGTCAAAAACATAAAGTGATAAAGAACTAATAGAAAATTTCACATTTTAGAGAATCTtcttaatatttttgaaaatagtaatttttgtttttaatcgaAAGGTCATCAAAAGAGAGTTTCTTCAACACATGATAGTTACGAAATTGTAATAATTAGTTGATCTAACACATCACCTCGGACACAGTTGGTTGATCGACACTAACCTTCCTCAAAACCGTAAATTGGTCGGCACTCACGGTTGATTGGTCGTTAAAAGAGCTCAGTTGCATTGAAAttatgcatgaaaaaaaaaaaaccgtaaaATCATAAatcgaaccaaaccaaaccaaacaaaccGACCCGTTTGGTTACTTTTCTGACCAAAGTTGTTTGACGTAATAGGCCTAATAAAACACAAACAAGGTAATGACttatgacccaaaaaaaaacatatgggCCGTTTCCAGCCCGTTAACATGCCCAAAATACTACATGTCGTTTTTATTGTCTTGGTCATTCGCTTTCCAACTGCACAGCAGAGTTGCAAGAAGTTGCAGAAACCAAAGAATACAGACGAGTATTTCCAACCTGAAACAAACAGATGACCGCAAACAATTGGAACTCGAAATCGAATCAAGAATGGTGAGAGCCTCTGCACTAAAACCCAGCAGCAAATTCTTCCTGAGAAAGCACAGGAAATGGCCAGTGTCGCCCTACAACACCAGGTGGCACCAAATCTTCAACCAAAACCAAGCCTTCCAGAGCCTCAAGAAATCATCGCCGCCGCCGGAAAACCAGCCGCACCTCCTTCTTCCGACGCTCGTTTACTCCTTCAACACCTACAACGTCGACCCAACTCCGGAAGCCTACCACTTTGTCCTCAAAACTCTCACCAAAACCGCCCAATTCGACCACATCGCTCCGGTTCTCCGCCGGCTCGAAACAGTCGAAAAGTTCGACACCCCGGAGCATAGTTTTGCCCATCTGATTGGTTTTTATGGCCGTTGGAACAGAACCCAGGACGCCATTGATCTGTTTTACAGGATTCCCAGGTTCAGGTGTGTCCCTTCTGCTCACTCTCTCAATGCATTGCTGTATGTGCTTTGTGGGTCCTGTGAAGGTCTTAAATTGGTGCCTGAGATTTTGCTCAGGAGCCATGTAATGGGCATCCGGCTCGAAGAATCGAGCTTTCGGTTTTTAATCAATGCACTGTGTGGAATTGGGAAGGTTGGATATGCTATTGACATTATGAATTGTATGATGAATAATGGGTATGGTTTGAATGTGAAGATTTGCTCTTTGATATTGTCATCAATGTGTGAGCAGAAGGATTCGGAGGGTGTTGATGTTATGGGGTTTTTGGGAGAAATGCAGAAGCTTGGGTTTTGTCCTGGGATGATGGACTATTCCAATGTGATTAGGTTTATGGTGAAGCAGGGGCGGGGTTTGCATGCCTTAAATGTGTTGATTAAGATGAAAGGGGAAGGAATTAAGCCTGACGTTATTTGTTATACCATGGTCTTACATGGTGTCATCACGGAAGGGGATTTCAAGAAGGCGGATCAGGTTTTTGATGAGTTGCTTGTGTTGGGTTTGGTTCCTGATGTATATACTTACAATGTATATATAAATGGTTTGTGTAAGCAGAATAAAGTTGAATCGGGATTGATGATGATTTCTTCTATGGACGAGTTGGGTTGCAAGCCTAATTTGATTACTTACAACATCTTGCTGAAGGCCCTGTGTAACAATGGGGAGCTTAGGAGGGTGAGAGAGCTTATGCGTGAGATGACTTTAAACGGTGTTGGGGTAAACTTGCAGACGCATAGGATTATGCTGGATGGTCTGTTTGGCAAAGGAAACATTGAGGAAGCTTGTGTTTTTATGGAAGAAATGTTAGATAAGGTTCTTGTTCGTTTTTGTTCCTCTTTCGATGAGGTGATCTATGGGTTGTGCCAAAGGGGTTTGGTTTGTAAAGCAATGGAATTGCTGAAGAAAATGGTTGACAAGAACGTTGCGCCTGGAGCAAAGGCTTGGGAAGCACTGCTCCTTAGCTCAGGATCTGAACCCAGCTTAGAAGAGACTACTTGGACGGGTTTGGTGGAGCCAATGGTATCACTTCCATAGGTGATGGATCACCAGTTAACAGTGCATCTGATGTTTATACTTACCATGCGTATTCAAATGGTTTGTGCAAGCAGAACAATATGGAGGCAGGATTAAACATGATTTCGTGTATAAGAGTTGGGGTGCAAGCCTTATTCGATTACTTACAACATCTTGTTAAAGGCATTATGGAAAAACGGGGAGCTTACTAGAGCAACAAGCGAGATGACGTTAAAAGGGTCTCAGAGTTAACTTGCAGACTCACAGGATTCTGTTGGATGGTTCGTCTGGCAAAGGAGACGTTGATGAAGCTTGTGTCTTTATGGAAGAAATGTTATACAAGGTTCTCGTTCGTTTTTGTTCCTCATTCAGTGAGGTAATTTACTGGTTGTGCCAAAGGGGTTTGGTTTGTAAAGCAATGGAATTGCTCAAGAAAATGGTTGACAAGAACGTTGCGTCAAGACCAAAGGCTAGGGAAGCACTGCTCCGAACCCGGTTTAGAACTACTTGGACTGGTTTGGTGGAGCCAGTTATAGCACCAACAGATAACCAGTAAACTGTGCATCTCTTTGTCATACATGTACCATTAGTTGTTTGTGCCGTATGGAATCCACAGCGACAGTTGATTGACTTCACCTGCACAGTGCAAAGCTGAAGCATAAGTTAGCTGCATGCATCCATGTGCATCAGATTCCTTTACTTCTAACATTTTGCTGAAGATGGGCAATTGAGCCTGACTCTTTGTGCTGTCCTAGTGCCGGCCTTTTGTCTCTTTGTCCCAAAATGTTGGCGTAAAACTGTATGTACATTCATACCAACCTAGATTCTTCTGTTTTACTTGCTAGCCTATGGTGGTGTTACTCTTGTTCTTGGTTTGTTCTTAAACCAAACCATTCAGTGAAATTTTTCTTGAGGAACTATAGACGTTCGATACCAACATATACCTGACCATTATCAACGGTCCTCTGATGATCTGATCACTCAATTTAAGCTTTTCGATTGTTGAGattttttgggccaaaattaAGCCACAGTATCACTCATGTGGAACCAAAACCTAGTCACGGACTTCCCTTTAATTCAATAATGTGATATTTGAAGTACATAAACTTTTGGGGGAAAAAGGACAAAAGCGCTCTGTTCATTTGCTCACTTCAATCTTATCTTGTTTTATGTGGGAAAAATAGCAGTCATTCACTTAGAACGTTAAAAAAGACGACTTCAAGTCAATAAGATTTCTCATTGTGCGAGAGTTGGGGGAAAGAATGTCTGTCATATGCAGGCTTACTGTTATTTTATAAAGAGGTTATTTTCATGACTCAAGCTCGTAACCTTTTggtcataaaaaaaaacatttccatTGCACCAAAGCTCACTCTCAtttccttaaaaataaaaaccaacaaataaaagtaaaaaagaaacaaatttgcTGGCTTTTAACCTTTGTCCGGTGAAATCATTGAGGCATCCAAAGATGGCTGTTTGTCGCCTTTCCAAAAGATTGCCGGTGTGAAAAGGGCTTCTTCTATGCAGGAAGAACTAAATAATCTGCTGTCACACTCACGTTAtctaaattaatttgaatttaatGAGCTGTTTAACCTCTAAAGAGAATTTAATTACGCGTATAAAAAGTTGAATAGAAACATATCAAGAAGCTATGGATGTATTTGAGTTGCAAATTGTTGTCAGTCAGACGTGGATGATGAGGAGGAGTGGAGACAGATGTGGTGGTGGGGTTTCCTTGGTGATGGTACCAAGTTTCCAATTCAAGGTCAAGGAGGTAACATTCACCCATTACTATTCTTCCCACAAAACCATGCAGTAGGGTAGTACAAGTTTGGTAAAGCGTCTCGTTGTGTCGTGGTTACGACGAAGCATTGAGATGTAAACTTGTTGCCGATCAATAAAGTTCAAATTTTGCAGTTTGTTTTTTGTTCCTCATTTTCATTTATGTTTCAAGTGTTTTGCTCTAGTTGTAATGCACGGCTGGGATTAAAACATCTTAAGGACTTGTGTTTGATCAGCTGTCATAATAGCGGTTTAGAGACCACGTGAGTCTGTTGTGAATCTCCAATGGTCATGTTGATTTTATCCTTCGTTTTTGGGTCCAATGTGTAATGTTGAACGTGCGAGTGGAATGGAGCTATGAACTCCACCTTTCTTCTTCCTAAAGCTCAGATAACTTAAAcaagaaactaaataaaattCAGGAAAATACAATCCAATTCTGTTAACAAgcactaacatggcctcagagcttGGTTTAGTATGAATGAATGTATTAAAAGCCGAAAGCATAGGTGAGGCGTCCCATGAATAGTCCCGCCCAAGCGTGAGGCAAAGCCTCACGGTacctaaaattttaatatataatactttgtaaaacaaatataattataacTAAATCAAAGATAATATCATCTTCTTCATTACTAAGTCTAATTGTACTTGGAAACTATGTCATGAAGTCATAAAATgttgtaattatttattttgttgtaaGCAATTATAGAGAACTTAAAGagaaataagggtgagtggccAAAATTATAGGGAATTTCAAGGAAAATAAAGGTTGAATGTCACAATTACAGGGAaattcaaaaagaaagaaaggttgAGTGGAGAAATTATAGGgaaattaaatgaaataaaGTCTGAGTGGGGAAATTATAGGgaacttaaaagaaaataaaggcTTAGTGGAGCAATTATTGGAGAGagactctctctttcttcttcatttaaaCTAGAACAGTCTCCTGCATTTTAGAAACAGACATAAATTTTGTAGGGAAGAAAAGGCCCAAGTTGAACGCCTGGGGACACCTCAGCCGCCTAGGCGCGCCTCGACGCCGCCCTACGCCCACCCCCACAAAACAGAGGCGAAAATCCAGCCGCCTAGGATTGTGACTGGTTTTCTAGGTTTTCAATGAAGAACTTAGACAACTCGTAACTGTGTGGTTGTATCTGGAGTTAATCTTCAAGCTCCAATGTTCACCGAAGTGAACTACGAATTCTAGTGTATCAAAATGAAGACAATCTTCAAGTCGCATAACCTCTGGAAGTTCGTTGAAGAGGTACATGAACTTCCTTCAGTTTCAGTTGAAGAACTCACTGAAAGGTTACAAATCATTGCTCATGATCTGATTGCTTCTGATGCTAGACTTTGGGGTGATACAAATTGCAGTCTCTGATGAGATCTTTCCACGAATTGCAAACCAAAAGATGACCATGGCAGTTTGGGATATTTTGAAACAGGAGTACAAAGGTGGCTCACATGGCTGAGCTATGAAACTTCAAGGTATTTGACGAGACTTTAAATATGCTCGTATGAAGAATGATGAATCATTATCTGCTTATTTGACTGGGCTATTTggtttaattaatcaaatgaagagATGAACTGTCAAATAAGAGAATTGTTGAAAAGTTGTTGGTTAGTCTTACTCCTACATTTGAAAATATTATGTTTGTGATTGAAAGAACTAAGAATTTGAGCAAGATTGATCCCACTGAGGTGGTTGCTATGCTCGAGGCATTTGAACAATGGCAAACTAGACATGTTGAGGATGAAGATGTAACTGATAAAGCATTTGGTAGCCTTAGTATGCAGCCTAGAAATAGCTCACAGGCTAGTAATGCAAAGAATAAGAAGTTTTGGAAGAATAAGGAGAACAAAGAGTTTGTGAAACCAAGAGAGAAATTTGGAGCAGTTGAGAAATATAATGGCAATGAGGAGAATGCAAAAAAGGGTTGTAAAACTTGTGGAAACTACACTATGATGAATGTTGGTTTAAGGGAGAAATTTGGAGCAGTTGTGAAATATAATGGCAATAAGGAGAATgcaaaaaaaagttgaaaaacttGTGGAAACTACATTATGATGAATGCTGGTTCAAGGGGAAACCAAAGTGCCATTAGTCTGACAAATTTGGTCACATTGCCAAGGATTGCAGAAGTAAGGTGGTTCAATAGGTTCACTATGCTAACCAAGTTGAGGAGGAAACTTCATTGTTCTTTGCAtgtaattcaacaattatggtcAAAGATGAGCATGTGTGGTTTATTGATAGTGGTTGTAGTAACCACATGACCTCGCACGAGTCACCGCTTATAAATATGAGGACATGACTAACTACAAGATTAAAATGGAAAATGGACAGAATGTTCAAGCCACATGGAAAGGTACTCTAGTGATTAAGACCAAAATGGAACAAGATATATTAGAGATGATGTTGATTTATGGTTTAGATGAATATGTTGGGTGTCAAATGATCCAACATGGATAATTCTTCTTGTTTGGAAATGGTATGGTGGCAATCTTCTAAGATAGGCAACCTGAATATCATGTGGCCACAGTACACATGACATGAAATACATGATTTCCTTTACTCATGGAAGACACGAATCCAGTGGCTAGAAAAGTTGTGATATAAGAGAATGCATGAGATTGGCATAGGAGAATGGGACATTTGAATTTTCCAAGTATGCAATTACTTGGAAGAGAATGAAATGGTGTACGGGTTACTAAAACTGAAAGTAAGTGGTGGAATAAGTGCATGATGTGTTGCAAGAAAACAACACAGAGAGACTTTTAGTAGAGAACAAGTATGGACAGCTTTACAACCTTTGGAATTGATACCTTCTGATGGGTGTGGACCTGCAGGTAACTACAATGGGAGGCAATAAATATTTTCTCACATTCATATACTGAAATGTGTTGAATTCATATCTTGACCTGC from Pyrus communis chromosome 9, drPyrComm1.1, whole genome shotgun sequence harbors:
- the LOC137746080 gene encoding protein LURP-one-related 10-like; this encodes MKQAEPSAPPLAYANPAPTAYANPGPTSSANPAPIAYANPAPIAYANPAVAIISPHFCSPHPVDIAIVRKVLTITDGNFVVTDINDKIIFKVKGVRWSRHDRRVLLDTAGYPIVTLRKKLMSAHERWQVFRGDSKDSRDLIFSAKRSSLLQFNTKLDVFLAQNTAENAPDFRVKGSWFERSCTIYAGNSSTIIAQMHKKRTVASMLIGKDNFMVTVYPGIDYAFIVALIVILDEINSDD
- the LOC137745686 gene encoding pentatricopeptide repeat-containing protein At2g38420, mitochondrial; translation: MTYDPKKNIWAVSSPLTCPKYYMSFLLSWSFAFQLHSRVARSCRNQRIQTSISNLKQTDDRKQLELEIESRMVRASALKPSSKFFLRKHRKWPVSPYNTRWHQIFNQNQAFQSLKKSSPPPENQPHLLLPTLVYSFNTYNVDPTPEAYHFVLKTLTKTAQFDHIAPVLRRLETVEKFDTPEHSFAHLIGFYGRWNRTQDAIDLFYRIPRFRCVPSAHSLNALLYVLCGSCEGLKLVPEILLRSHVMGIRLEESSFRFLINALCGIGKVGYAIDIMNCMMNNGYGLNVKICSLILSSMCEQKDSEGVDVMGFLGEMQKLGFCPGMMDYSNVIRFMVKQGRGLHALNVLIKMKGEGIKPDVICYTMVLHGVITEGDFKKADQVFDELLVLGLVPDVYTYNVYINGLCKQNKVESGLMMISSMDELGCKPNLITYNILLKALCNNGELRRVRELMREMTLNGVGVNLQTHRIMLDGLFGKGNIEEACVFMEEMLDKVLVRFCSSFDEVIYGLCQRGLVCKAMELLKKMVDKNVAPGAKAWEALLLSSGSEPSLEETTWTGLVEPMVSLP